From Leptospira congkakensis, one genomic window encodes:
- a CDS encoding LIC13411 family adhesin, translating into MRIIGLLLSLSFFLQCATYWKNRKNDFQDIVSVGVETPMYGAAVKVGPVPIGFLFQGGESEMGKKDLGRGVGLRGGQFGTYHSQQLVFGILGGESFHSGLPTMDAKGNWLVDKKGIPLTNDERANIKSYKMRYYSYWYDPVKDRKKRKKEHFRRELTKDMVASTGKTEFLAYLPPEEQKPFGYPPGYSWNLEFTAGIYGGARFGFNVAEAFDFLVGLTTIDLLDDDVEGKVKPSFPGFPFPAPTDAETESESEE; encoded by the coding sequence ATGCGAATCATCGGACTCCTTCTTAGCCTCTCATTTTTTCTTCAATGTGCAACTTATTGGAAAAATCGTAAAAATGATTTTCAAGACATTGTTTCCGTCGGGGTCGAAACACCTATGTATGGAGCAGCTGTTAAAGTAGGTCCTGTACCCATTGGATTTCTTTTCCAAGGAGGGGAATCTGAAATGGGAAAAAAGGATTTGGGTCGTGGTGTCGGTCTTCGTGGTGGGCAATTTGGAACTTACCATTCCCAACAACTCGTATTTGGGATATTAGGTGGTGAAAGTTTCCATTCCGGCCTTCCTACAATGGACGCCAAAGGAAATTGGCTTGTGGACAAAAAAGGAATCCCACTCACAAACGATGAAAGAGCCAATATCAAAAGTTATAAAATGCGTTATTATTCTTATTGGTATGATCCCGTCAAAGATCGTAAAAAGAGGAAAAAAGAACATTTCCGCCGTGAGTTAACAAAGGATATGGTGGCCTCAACTGGTAAAACAGAATTTTTAGCTTATCTTCCACCTGAAGAACAAAAACCATTTGGATACCCACCTGGATATTCTTGGAATCTTGAATTCACAGCAGGAATTTACGGTGGTGCCAGGTTTGGATTTAATGTGGCGGAAGCCTTTGATTTTTTAGTGGGACTAACCACCATTGACTTGTTAGATGATGATGTGGAGGGAAAAGTCAAACCAAGTTTCCCAGGTTTTCCTTTCCCCGCTCCTACCGATGCAGAAACAGAGTCTGAATCGGAAGAATGA
- a CDS encoding alpha/beta hydrolase, translating into MLGIKKSVAQLVFSLPENWISSLVRKTGQPETNQLDPYCALACNIARFLPKMEQMSPEKARRHYRDQMRIFDEPEFPIPHIEDKLIPTPSASFIPIRVYNANPQKRNLPTILFFHGGGLTIGNLETHDNFCRKMSHYTKSIVIAVDYRLAPEHPYPAAHDDVWLAYQYVRNSAYLFGGSPNSIAVCGDSAGALLATSLCLRAKKDKVPVPVFQALLYPMLDTSKESETYELFGEKFVLTRSLMRWFIQNYLPNQKDRLLHTNSPVLADPKELKGLPPTYLGIAGYDPLREEGETYAKHLQTAGVKVEERHFPSLVHGYIQLTGLIPKAKEAEQDLFQSLIRFFSTRKI; encoded by the coding sequence ATGTTAGGTATCAAAAAATCAGTCGCACAACTTGTCTTTTCGTTACCTGAAAATTGGATTTCCTCTTTGGTTCGAAAGACGGGCCAACCAGAAACAAACCAATTGGATCCGTATTGTGCATTAGCATGTAACATTGCCAGATTCCTTCCTAAAATGGAACAGATGAGCCCAGAAAAAGCTCGTCGGCATTACCGCGATCAAATGCGGATCTTCGATGAACCGGAATTTCCTATCCCTCACATCGAAGACAAATTGATTCCTACTCCCAGTGCCTCCTTCATTCCTATCCGAGTTTACAACGCAAATCCTCAAAAAAGAAATCTTCCCACCATACTCTTCTTTCACGGTGGTGGACTCACCATCGGCAATTTAGAAACACATGATAATTTTTGCCGCAAAATGTCTCATTACACAAAAAGTATTGTGATCGCTGTGGACTATCGATTGGCACCGGAACATCCTTATCCAGCCGCGCACGATGATGTTTGGCTCGCCTATCAATATGTTCGTAATTCGGCCTACCTGTTTGGCGGATCACCAAATTCCATTGCGGTTTGTGGTGATAGTGCAGGAGCTCTCCTTGCCACTTCTCTTTGCCTTCGGGCTAAAAAAGATAAGGTGCCCGTTCCTGTTTTTCAAGCCTTACTCTACCCAATGCTCGATACTTCCAAAGAATCAGAGACCTATGAACTTTTTGGAGAAAAGTTTGTCCTCACTCGTTCGCTCATGCGTTGGTTCATCCAAAACTATTTGCCCAACCAGAAAGATAGACTCCTCCATACAAATTCCCCTGTTCTCGCAGACCCCAAAGAACTAAAGGGATTACCTCCCACTTACCTCGGAATCGCAGGTTACGACCCACTCCGGGAAGAAGGGGAAACTTATGCCAAACACCTCCAAACAGCCGGAGTGAAGGTAGAAGAACGACATTTTCCATCCCTTGTCCACGGATACATCCAACTCACTGGCCTCATCCCCAAGGCGAAAGAAGCCGAACAAGACCTCTTCCAGTCCCTGATACGTTTTTTTTCTACAAGAAAAATCTGA
- a CDS encoding DUF2779 domain-containing protein yields the protein MEKEESFQKTSEWISEKKSIFHAHLRSDRYVSTVEYLEYDPEREGWILWDFRPIGSLKQDILRSFFFHKKIAEAMSLNILAFKLIRIQTKYIYPGGVIKPEDYLLIEDITPRMDAENTTRESEWEQFQKEIDRTIEQSVQFSFLDSKPSCRSLKTCLSPTHCAKGKENTKEIFDFRDSSELAKGWFALGYNSYESVPNSELSPIQRIQKEAHITGKTYFDRINFENYLTNVTKTVAFLDFESINPYLPLYPQTRPFQHVPYLYSLHIWDSENDILTHKTYLHEDLGTDPRVSVLSQLQKDLPPGITIFSFNDFFEKLIIQESAEAFPEYLEFWERVKSMFIDLAMPFKKLWIYHPGQNGKASLKEILPCFSSESHGGLSIREGQDANYQYLRLIKKQVTAEEKKRVLEDLIAYCKLDSYGLFLIYRMLQERLSVI from the coding sequence ATGGAAAAGGAAGAGAGTTTTCAAAAAACCTCAGAATGGATTTCGGAAAAAAAATCAATCTTCCATGCCCACCTTCGTTCTGATAGGTATGTATCAACCGTTGAGTATTTGGAATATGATCCAGAACGTGAAGGTTGGATTCTTTGGGATTTTCGTCCCATCGGTTCCTTAAAACAAGATATCCTACGTTCCTTTTTCTTTCACAAAAAAATAGCGGAAGCTATGTCTTTAAACATCTTAGCTTTCAAACTCATTCGGATCCAAACCAAATACATTTATCCTGGTGGTGTCATCAAACCAGAAGACTATTTACTCATAGAAGACATAACTCCACGAATGGATGCGGAAAATACAACTCGTGAATCAGAATGGGAACAATTCCAAAAAGAAATCGATAGAACAATCGAACAGTCTGTACAGTTTTCCTTTTTAGATTCCAAACCAAGTTGTCGGTCACTCAAAACTTGTTTGTCTCCAACTCATTGTGCAAAAGGAAAAGAAAATACCAAAGAGATCTTTGATTTTAGAGACAGTTCAGAACTAGCCAAAGGGTGGTTTGCCCTTGGGTACAATTCGTACGAATCCGTCCCTAATTCCGAATTAAGTCCCATACAAAGGATTCAAAAAGAGGCACATATCACTGGAAAAACCTATTTTGATAGAATCAACTTTGAAAATTACCTAACAAATGTTACAAAAACGGTAGCTTTTTTAGATTTTGAATCAATCAATCCTTATCTTCCGCTGTATCCACAAACAAGGCCCTTCCAACATGTTCCTTATTTATATTCATTACATATTTGGGACAGCGAAAACGATATCTTAACGCACAAAACATATTTACACGAAGATTTAGGAACTGATCCACGTGTTTCGGTCCTCTCTCAATTACAAAAAGACCTACCACCAGGAATCACCATCTTCTCATTTAATGATTTTTTTGAGAAACTCATCATCCAAGAGTCAGCAGAAGCCTTTCCGGAGTATTTAGAATTCTGGGAAAGAGTCAAATCGATGTTCATCGACCTTGCAATGCCCTTCAAAAAACTTTGGATCTACCATCCTGGCCAAAATGGGAAAGCATCTTTGAAAGAAATTTTACCTTGTTTCAGTTCTGAAAGCCACGGAGGACTTTCCATTCGCGAAGGACAAGATGCAAATTACCAATATTTAAGATTAATAAAAAAGCAGGTGACAGCCGAAGAAAAAAAACGTGTTCTGGAGGATTTGATAGCTTATTGCAAACTTGATAGTTATGGTTTGTTTTTAATCTATAGAATGTTACAAGAAAGATTATCGGTTATTTAA
- a CDS encoding helix-turn-helix transcriptional regulator: MASFEDFPMIEVKKMNETEVRLFVLLFNLLREPKGISFQKFRNIMPRFYKNQDMESDRKKLYRDLNQLKSLGFNIKVAQFGYQSEDHFPYYLEKESIDRTLKFTKEELEYLSQVLFAAEPSPEGISLSQKLFSHNLDLIPKFAKHPKEENGSDEIPDSSHTEKILQAIKDKRALTIQYGYDSGERVIEPYRLVRKNTTDFYLLAYDRGKKSLRRFILPKITVKKESKEEFHSNLKITKEDLNFHPLLLKKHAELEFSFQIHPDYEDRWKLFLEGVRFQKIENDYKVTTTNQNALFQFFVLSPEALISSSEVWKESFLSYTKQWENFYQFV, encoded by the coding sequence ATGGCTTCTTTTGAAGACTTTCCAATGATTGAAGTGAAAAAAATGAATGAGACGGAGGTTCGTCTCTTTGTTTTACTTTTCAATTTACTCCGCGAACCAAAAGGGATCAGCTTCCAAAAATTTCGTAACATCATGCCTCGGTTCTACAAAAACCAGGATATGGAATCAGATCGTAAAAAACTTTATCGTGACCTAAACCAACTCAAAAGTCTTGGGTTCAATATCAAAGTTGCACAATTTGGATACCAGTCCGAAGATCACTTTCCTTATTATTTAGAAAAAGAATCTATCGATCGCACTTTAAAGTTCACCAAAGAAGAGTTAGAATATTTGTCTCAAGTATTGTTTGCAGCAGAACCAAGTCCTGAAGGGATTAGCCTTTCACAAAAACTATTCTCACACAATTTAGATCTTATTCCTAAATTTGCCAAACATCCAAAAGAAGAAAACGGATCGGATGAAATACCCGACTCATCCCATACAGAAAAAATTCTCCAAGCCATCAAAGACAAACGAGCCCTCACCATCCAATACGGATATGATTCTGGCGAACGGGTCATCGAACCATATAGGTTAGTCAGAAAAAATACAACCGACTTCTATTTACTCGCTTATGATCGTGGGAAAAAATCTCTCCGTAGATTCATCCTACCGAAAATCACAGTCAAAAAAGAATCCAAAGAAGAATTCCATTCCAATCTCAAAATCACAAAAGAAGATTTAAACTTTCATCCTTTGTTACTAAAGAAACATGCAGAACTAGAATTTTCCTTTCAGATCCATCCTGATTATGAAGACCGTTGGAAATTGTTTTTAGAAGGTGTTAGGTTTCAAAAAATAGAAAACGATTACAAAGTTACTACTACGAATCAAAATGCTCTTTTCCAATTTTTTGTATTATCACCAGAAGCTTTGATTTCTAGTTCTGAGGTTTGGAAGGAATCTTTTTTATCCTATACAAAACAATGGGAAAATTTCTATCAATTCGTCTGA
- a CDS encoding DoxX family protein has translation MFYKLLATNKDITLTILRVTLGLVILPHGAQKVLGAFGGYGFEGTMGFFTGQLGIPYFFALLAIIAEFFGAIGLIVGLFTRVAAFGIFSTMFVAAILVHFPNGFFADKGGYEYQLLTFGLAIPLIIKGAGSFSLDDIIAHKIEG, from the coding sequence ATGTTTTACAAATTACTCGCAACAAACAAAGACATTACACTTACCATCCTTCGTGTCACTTTAGGATTGGTCATTCTCCCTCACGGAGCACAAAAAGTTCTAGGTGCATTCGGTGGATACGGATTCGAAGGAACTATGGGTTTCTTTACTGGACAACTGGGCATTCCGTACTTCTTTGCACTCCTTGCTATCATCGCTGAATTTTTCGGTGCGATTGGCCTGATCGTAGGACTTTTCACAAGAGTGGCTGCTTTTGGAATCTTCTCAACTATGTTCGTTGCAGCGATCCTCGTACACTTCCCTAACGGATTTTTTGCTGATAAAGGTGGATACGAATACCAACTTTTAACTTTCGGTTTAGCAATTCCTCTGATCATCAAAGGTGCTGGTTCATTCTCACTTGATGACATCATTGCACATAAAATCGAAGGATAA
- a CDS encoding LIC13212 family protein: MILRFSIALSFLFAISALYAEKPASATLKERETQKQIDLQRKNGFGDNEIDTLHASIIGNLKKIKKLQELGVDKTAAQYLAHTPEEHKELYKKDKDGKPYLEVKLPQGQSYIDYPTVFLYDGIAYIYPKEDFSDLDKIILTFRRVNADGTIHVKEMRRLVNPTPKSEGSEKDEKGEAKLDTNSDIRLEYYRSLTSDTIWPNDPVQPAEPDIAMVLNDEKDPLPYDKQKHIMMSYKKMLRKISKQTAFKLRNIELDQKQMITKILDYNIN, from the coding sequence ATGATTCTACGATTCTCCATCGCTCTCTCTTTCCTATTTGCGATTTCAGCACTTTATGCTGAAAAACCGGCATCTGCTACCTTAAAAGAACGTGAGACCCAAAAACAAATCGATCTTCAAAGAAAAAATGGATTTGGGGATAACGAAATTGATACCCTCCATGCAAGTATCATCGGGAACTTAAAAAAGATCAAAAAACTCCAAGAGTTAGGGGTGGATAAAACGGCTGCCCAATATCTTGCCCATACTCCGGAAGAACACAAAGAACTGTATAAAAAAGATAAAGATGGAAAACCATATTTAGAAGTAAAACTTCCACAAGGACAGTCTTACATTGATTATCCGACAGTTTTTTTGTATGATGGAATTGCTTATATTTATCCTAAAGAAGATTTTAGTGACTTAGACAAAATCATTCTGACTTTTCGCCGAGTGAATGCAGATGGAACCATCCACGTAAAAGAAATGAGAAGGCTCGTGAACCCAACTCCTAAATCAGAAGGCTCTGAAAAAGATGAAAAAGGAGAAGCTAAGTTAGACACAAACTCGGATATCCGTTTGGAGTATTACCGATCCCTTACTTCTGATACAATTTGGCCAAATGATCCAGTGCAACCAGCAGAACCAGACATTGCAATGGTTCTCAATGATGAAAAAGATCCTTTGCCTTATGACAAACAAAAACACATTATGATGTCTTACAAAAAGATGTTGAGAAAGATCTCGAAACAAACTGCTTTTAAACTTAGAAACATTGAGTTAGACCAAAAGCAGATGATTACAAAAATTCTAGACTACAATATAAATTAA
- a CDS encoding LIC13410 family lipoprotein: MIKKLLILSTLASVLFLVSCTSGNKVQAGSTKVHPHTALRKLEIDMIKVGDGLVKTEAVLGKSTEKSIDPSGTVMVWYFAEDRDVPEQYYTLKEKPDAVEKFLKLTFDPKNKITAKDFKL, translated from the coding sequence ATGATCAAAAAACTTTTGATACTCAGCACACTCGCTTCCGTTTTGTTTTTAGTTTCTTGTACATCAGGAAACAAAGTACAAGCGGGTAGCACTAAAGTTCATCCACACACAGCACTTCGCAAATTAGAAATCGATATGATCAAAGTGGGGGATGGTTTGGTAAAAACAGAAGCTGTTCTTGGCAAATCGACTGAAAAATCAATCGATCCTAGTGGAACAGTGATGGTATGGTATTTTGCAGAAGATCGTGATGTTCCAGAACAATACTACACTTTGAAAGAAAAACCAGATGCAGTAGAAAAGTTTTTGAAACTCACTTTTGATCCGAAAAACAAAATCACTGCAAAAGATTTTAAACTATAA
- a CDS encoding (2Fe-2S)-binding protein: MNSSGMDPFDLNSLMRPKRVCLCRMVTEDELVRAIHAGAVTMEQIRETTRASTGCGTCSMQVYHILQRELQNLSRRKIS; the protein is encoded by the coding sequence ATGAATAGTTCAGGTATGGATCCTTTCGATTTAAATTCCCTTATGAGACCCAAACGGGTCTGTTTATGTCGAATGGTGACTGAAGATGAATTAGTCCGTGCCATCCATGCTGGCGCCGTGACAATGGAACAAATCAGAGAAACCACAAGGGCCTCTACCGGCTGCGGCACCTGCTCCATGCAGGTGTACCACATCCTCCAGCGCGAATTGCAGAATCTCTCACGGAGGAAAATTTCATGA
- a CDS encoding RibD family protein, which produces MKLSINMAMTLDGKVVRPDGRWYGLTSSEDKTQMDVYRSQSDAVLVGKNSIINDNPIVKIRAVPNALNPRPVILVRKGTLPPDKHIFEESDHIPLIICTKSNLKEIKTSLENKAEIFALDSDDIDPKKVTGILKRKGYKNVLLEGGPKLNFSFLEADLVDRIYLTIVPYIIGKTGLAGIADRNSELPDFDKNGWTLKEHFTKGNEIFLVYEKG; this is translated from the coding sequence ATGAAACTTTCGATCAATATGGCCATGACCTTGGACGGAAAGGTCGTTCGACCCGATGGTCGTTGGTATGGACTCACCTCCAGCGAAGATAAAACCCAAATGGATGTCTATCGTTCTCAATCTGATGCTGTTCTTGTAGGGAAAAACTCTATCATCAACGACAATCCCATCGTTAAAATCCGTGCCGTACCTAATGCCCTAAATCCCAGGCCTGTCATTTTAGTTCGCAAAGGAACCCTTCCCCCAGACAAACATATCTTTGAAGAATCTGACCATATTCCCTTAATCATCTGTACAAAATCGAATTTAAAAGAAATCAAAACAAGTCTGGAAAACAAAGCCGAGATCTTTGCTCTGGATTCCGATGACATCGATCCAAAAAAAGTCACAGGGATTCTCAAACGAAAAGGTTACAAAAATGTCCTTTTAGAGGGCGGACCCAAACTCAATTTTTCCTTTTTGGAAGCAGATCTTGTAGATCGAATTTATCTTACCATTGTTCCTTATATCATTGGAAAAACCGGCCTTGCGGGAATTGCCGACCGAAATTCAGAACTTCCAGATTTCGATAAGAATGGTTGGACCCTAAAAGAACATTTTACCAAAGGGAACGAAATTTTCCTCGTTTACGAAAAAGGTTAA
- a CDS encoding MFS transporter encodes MSQDKNPEAKKKKNREIFGWCMFDFANSSYTTVIISVVYCEIFTRLVVPADMASDNPYRMGNSLWAWALAASYLFVVATGPIFGAITDFSSKKKLFLFLSYIGCVIATFLLYYVEPGMVWLGMVLVAFSNFFFASGENFASSFLPFLGSKEDLGKISGYAWGIGYFGGIGSVALATTLGDYTLDNFQNLKLVGPYTAIFFLVAAIPTFLFLKEPHLPLGVSHSVNYFKIGKDRVVQTLKDASNFKDLMIYLVSLFFTMAALAIVISFAFIYGSQEIHIEAEHKQAMFIFIQIFAAVGALAFGVIQDSIGAKKTFNLTLVLWLVTCGLIYFVYDITNIANAVLGKNWTVQWVFVFISSLAGMGLGSTQSASRALVGIFSPESKSGEFFGMWGLSGKIAAAAGLFLFGYIQTLVTLRNAFLVVAFFYFLSLLINLFVNEERGVEAAQAFQEKP; translated from the coding sequence ATGTCCCAAGACAAAAACCCGGAAGCCAAAAAGAAAAAAAACCGTGAAATATTCGGATGGTGTATGTTCGATTTTGCGAATTCTTCGTATACCACCGTCATCATTAGTGTCGTCTATTGTGAAATTTTTACAAGACTTGTGGTTCCTGCTGATATGGCATCGGACAATCCGTATCGAATGGGAAATTCCCTTTGGGCTTGGGCACTGGCTGCTTCCTATTTATTCGTCGTCGCCACAGGACCCATCTTTGGAGCCATTACAGACTTTAGTTCTAAGAAAAAACTATTTCTTTTCCTAAGTTATATCGGTTGTGTCATCGCTACCTTTTTGCTCTACTACGTGGAACCAGGTATGGTATGGCTTGGAATGGTTCTAGTTGCCTTTTCTAATTTTTTCTTTGCTTCTGGGGAAAACTTTGCCTCCAGTTTTTTACCCTTTCTTGGATCCAAAGAGGATTTGGGAAAAATCTCAGGTTATGCCTGGGGGATTGGTTATTTCGGTGGAATTGGTTCCGTGGCTCTTGCAACCACTCTAGGTGATTATACTTTAGACAATTTCCAAAACTTAAAGTTAGTTGGGCCTTACACAGCTATTTTCTTTCTTGTCGCTGCCATTCCTACTTTCCTTTTTCTAAAAGAACCTCATTTGCCTTTGGGTGTTTCTCATAGTGTTAACTATTTTAAAATTGGAAAAGATCGTGTGGTTCAAACCTTAAAGGATGCCAGTAACTTCAAAGATTTAATGATCTATTTGGTATCTTTGTTTTTCACTATGGCTGCCCTTGCCATTGTCATTTCTTTTGCTTTCATTTATGGTTCCCAAGAAATCCATATTGAAGCAGAACACAAACAAGCCATGTTTATCTTTATTCAAATTTTTGCTGCGGTTGGTGCACTTGCATTTGGTGTGATCCAAGATAGTATTGGAGCTAAAAAAACCTTCAACCTTACGCTTGTTCTTTGGCTCGTTACCTGTGGTTTGATTTATTTTGTTTATGATATCACAAACATAGCCAATGCTGTATTGGGTAAAAATTGGACAGTCCAATGGGTTTTTGTTTTTATTTCTTCACTAGCAGGAATGGGACTTGGTTCCACTCAATCAGCTTCGAGAGCACTTGTGGGTATCTTTAGTCCAGAATCCAAATCGGGAGAATTTTTTGGGATGTGGGGGCTTTCTGGAAAAATCGCAGCAGCAGCTGGACTTTTTCTTTTTGGATACATCCAAACACTAGTCACACTTCGAAATGCCTTCCTTGTAGTTGCTTTCTTTTATTTTCTATCACTACTCATTAACTTATTTGTGAACGAAGAAAGGGGAGTGGAAGCGGCCCAGGCGTTTCAAGAAAAACCATGA
- the lpxD gene encoding UDP-3-O-(3-hydroxymyristoyl)glucosamine N-acyltransferase — MQKLNLSTLQSLLPEAKFQNTDSILSVSFTGLTSLTLANTNEISFVASKTFVNEAKTSKAPLIIVSPDIADSLTDKALIVVPKVELATAKIIRHFFPEKQPSGKHSAHIVIDPSAKIGSNTDIGHFVTVGKDSVIGNDCIIEDGVKIGDRVHIGDGARIGKNCVFFDDTIVGKRFIVFGNSSFGGDGFGFVYAEGKHNKIPQVGRVVIGDDVEVGSNCTIDRGALTDTTIGNGCKFDNMVHIAHNCKVGDHVIIAGQSGLAGSVTLGNNVIIGGACAISDHLTLLEGTIIAGGSSLRTSPKTKDVYIGWDLGLTFPEFQKYRVNIKNIVNLNKWLKRIENVEKKVGIETKES; from the coding sequence ATGCAAAAACTCAATCTATCTACTCTCCAATCATTACTCCCTGAAGCAAAGTTTCAAAATACAGATAGTATCTTGTCTGTTTCTTTTACAGGGCTCACTTCACTCACTTTAGCGAATACAAACGAAATTTCTTTTGTCGCTTCCAAAACCTTTGTTAACGAAGCAAAAACATCCAAAGCTCCTTTAATCATAGTATCACCTGATATTGCAGATTCTTTAACTGATAAAGCTTTGATCGTAGTTCCTAAAGTGGAACTGGCCACTGCAAAAATCATCCGCCACTTTTTTCCAGAAAAACAACCTTCAGGAAAACATAGTGCACATATCGTAATAGATCCATCAGCAAAAATTGGTTCCAATACAGACATCGGACACTTTGTAACTGTAGGAAAAGATTCTGTCATTGGAAATGATTGTATCATTGAAGATGGAGTGAAAATCGGAGATCGTGTTCACATTGGTGATGGTGCACGGATTGGAAAAAACTGTGTGTTCTTTGATGATACCATCGTTGGAAAACGTTTTATCGTATTTGGAAATTCTAGTTTTGGTGGCGATGGATTTGGATTTGTTTATGCAGAAGGCAAACACAACAAAATCCCACAAGTGGGACGTGTTGTGATTGGAGATGATGTTGAAGTAGGAAGTAACTGTACCATCGACCGCGGTGCCCTTACGGATACAACCATAGGAAACGGATGTAAGTTTGATAATATGGTTCATATTGCTCACAACTGTAAGGTGGGAGACCACGTGATCATTGCTGGCCAATCTGGTCTTGCAGGAAGTGTCACTCTTGGAAACAATGTCATCATTGGTGGTGCTTGTGCGATTAGTGACCACTTAACACTATTGGAAGGAACCATCATTGCCGGTGGATCAAGCCTACGCACTTCCCCCAAAACAAAAGATGTTTATATTGGTTGGGATTTAGGACTCACTTTCCCAGAATTTCAAAAGTATCGTGTGAATATCAAAAACATTGTAAATCTAAACAAGTGGCTCAAACGAATTGAGAACGTAGAAAAGAAAGTAGGAATTG
- a CDS encoding MFS transporter: MGFPYTLVTLVFLSMLPVTMIVPVVKDVVKDRLLGSNWEVAYFTSIPMLGSFLFAPVAGIISDRFKNRKYFISFFCFVDAGLFYSLTVVTDMGLFLFLRFLEGAAHIFIIGLLLSSAADRENDPENKRYYGKGILMGITGMFLSLGGAFGMPLGILGRKNPLLPFYVGSGILIFVGLMSLLMLKDKGIHKAKDFKFSDLKVAIFENPFLFVPFLFNFIDRFTVGFIISSFNIHLRETLAFHPGMLGVFLGLVLFPMSLLSYPSALLSRKTGVLPLVLVGSTIYGVFLGLSGTTNDYWLLFTFLLICGIGAGVMFVPSMMLASKMSKPGLTATTMTAFTGVGSLGFMLGPVVSVQMQLVFESALPPEYSFSALSFFFGFLEIGLVFLTIPFFKKILGKMNRIDEEREKISLANPDPIM, translated from the coding sequence TTGGGATTCCCGTATACTTTAGTAACTTTAGTTTTTTTATCCATGCTGCCGGTAACAATGATTGTGCCGGTAGTGAAGGATGTTGTAAAGGATCGATTGCTCGGATCTAATTGGGAAGTTGCCTACTTCACAAGTATTCCCATGCTCGGTTCCTTTCTATTTGCGCCGGTTGCGGGAATTATCTCTGATCGTTTTAAAAACAGAAAGTACTTCATTAGTTTTTTCTGTTTTGTAGACGCAGGACTTTTTTATTCACTCACAGTTGTCACCGATATGGGTCTCTTTCTTTTTTTAAGATTCCTAGAAGGCGCGGCTCATATTTTTATCATCGGGCTTTTGCTTAGTTCCGCTGCGGATCGTGAAAATGATCCAGAAAACAAACGTTACTATGGCAAAGGAATCCTCATGGGGATCACGGGAATGTTTTTATCCCTTGGTGGTGCTTTCGGAATGCCTCTTGGAATTCTAGGAAGGAAAAATCCCCTTTTGCCATTTTATGTAGGTTCTGGGATTTTAATCTTTGTTGGGTTAATGAGTTTACTCATGTTAAAAGACAAAGGGATTCATAAAGCAAAAGATTTTAAGTTCAGTGACTTGAAAGTTGCCATTTTCGAAAATCCATTTTTATTTGTTCCGTTTTTATTCAACTTCATTGACCGTTTTACTGTTGGTTTTATTATTTCTTCCTTCAATATCCATTTACGGGAAACACTTGCCTTCCATCCAGGAATGCTCGGTGTATTTTTAGGACTTGTTCTTTTCCCAATGAGTTTACTTTCCTATCCCTCAGCTCTCCTCTCTCGCAAAACAGGCGTTCTACCCCTTGTCCTTGTGGGATCCACAATCTATGGAGTGTTTCTCGGGTTATCTGGAACTACTAATGATTACTGGCTTCTTTTCACCTTTTTACTCATCTGTGGAATTGGTGCTGGTGTAATGTTTGTTCCTTCGATGATGCTTGCGAGTAAAATGTCAAAACCAGGCCTTACCGCCACAACCATGACGGCATTTACGGGAGTGGGTTCTCTTGGGTTTATGTTAGGGCCAGTTGTTTCCGTTCAAATGCAATTGGTCTTTGAATCTGCTTTACCACCAGAATATAGTTTTTCTGCACTTTCTTTCTTTTTTGGATTTTTGGAGATAGGACTTGTGTTTTTGACCATTCCATTTTTCAAAAAGATTTTGGGAAAAATGAACCGAATCGATGAAGAAAGGGAAAAGATATCACTTGCCAACCCTGATCCGATCATGTAG